A genomic stretch from Salvelinus namaycush isolate Seneca unplaced genomic scaffold, SaNama_1.0 Scaffold1220, whole genome shotgun sequence includes:
- the LOC120036156 gene encoding GTP-binding protein Rhes-like produces MIPVPGRNMEVNTTEKVVYLSVDGTTDTFSSCATAGHPQTQLNMDDNVEQTMSDQLPKVKVSGVNCQSPTILMQYKKVSSMTKASKGIFKTVTEHWRHTDKTRVVRSSSTGTTQAASSEMFPKRRSFDPLATLTLPDQTPCTAPLEEMRLTKPRNCRRVVVLGAPRVGKTNILRRFLRDGFEEQYEPTAEDFHRKLYQIRGETYQIDILDAAKERDFPARRRLSILTGDIFLLVFSVDDRDSFKEVYTLRKEIIAAKTKLMKLKENARVPIVICGNKVDLEAERVISRPEMFRALGEDTALFETSAKDSTSLEEMFEALVKLGGLPAETRPSQHREISIRTYQALSTSRSRCGRRSRALVPDAPCGAVYPLARRPSFNSDLQRVMGPSPTKRSKPIEKCQIQ; encoded by the exons ATGATCCCCGTGCCTGGAAGGAACATGGAGGTGAACACAACAGAGAAAGTAGTCTACCTTTCCGTTGATGGCACCACCGACACGTTCAGCTCTTGTGCAACTGCCGGGCATCCACAGACCCAGCTCAACATGGACGATAATGTTGAACAAACGATGTCCGACCAGCTTCCCAAGGTTAAAGTCTCAGGTGTCAACTGTCAATCACCTACAATCCTCATGCAATACAAAAAGGTCTCGAGCATGACCAAGGCGAGTAAAGGGATCTTTAAAACGGTCACTGAGCACTGGAGACACACGGACAAGACGAGGGTGGTCCGGTCTTCCAGCACGGGGACCACTCAGGCTGCATCCTCGGAAATGTTCCCCAAAAGAAGATCCTTCGACCCGCTAGCGACGTTGACCCTCCCGGACCAGACTCCATGCACCGCGCCACTGGAGGAGATGCGCCTCACCAAGCCCCGTAACTGCCGGCGCGTTGTAGTACTCGGCGCGCCCAGAGTGGGCAAGACGAACATTCTCAGGCGGTTCCTGCGCGACGGGTTCGAGGAACAGTACGAGCCGACGGCAGAAGACTTCCACAGGAAGTTGTACCAGATCCGAGGAGAAACCTATCAGATTGATATCCTGGACGCAGCGAAGGAGAGAGACTTCCCCGCCAGACGGAGGCTGTCCATACTGACAG GTGACATATTTCTCCTGGTGTTCAGTGTGGATGACAGAGACTCCTTCAAAGAGGTGTACACACTGCGCAAAGAGATAATAGCAGCCAAGACCAAGCTGATGAAGCTCAAAGAGAATGCCCGGGTTCCCATAGTGATATGCGGCAACAAAGTGGATTTAGAGGCGGAGAGGGTCATCAGTCGTCCGGAGATGTTCCGAGCTCTTGGGGAGGACACGGCGCTCTTCGAGACATCAGCCAAAGACAGTACCAGTCTAGAAGAGATGTTCGAAGCCCTTGTCAAGCTAGGCGGTCTCCCTGCCGAGACGCGTCCGTCGCAGCACCGCGAGATCTCCATACGTACCTACCAGGCGCTGAGCACCAGCAGAAGCCGTTGCGGCAGACGTAGTCGTGCGTTGGTTCCAGACGCGCCATGCGGTGCGGTGTACCCACTGGCCCGCCGCCCCAGCTTTAACAGCGACCTACAGCGGGTAATGGGCCCCAGCCCCACTAAACGGAGCAAACCCATAGAGAAGTGTCAAATTCAATGA